The following nucleotide sequence is from Ensifer adhaerens.
GACGTAATGAATGTCACGCGCGATCGGTTCGAAGCCGGCACGGAAGTGGTTGCTGGATTTCACCACGACGATCTTCTTTTGCGCGGGGTCCAGGCCAAGCGCTGTCATGCATTCCGGATGGAAGGTCTGCGTGCGCACTGTGTTGATCACGATGTCGATGCTGCCGGAAGACACCCACACGGCATCGCCGATGGCAAGCGGCGTCGGCCCGAAGCGCTGGGTGATGCCGGACGCGACGCGCCGGACCGTCACCGTCAGGTCGAGCGGGTCGCCGGATGCAGGCCCGACCTTGCCGCCGATCCTCAGTGCCAAAGTGGCCCCTTCTCCCGCCTCGCGGCACATGCGAACCGCAATCGGATCCCAATAGAGGCAGGAGGCCACGTCTTCGATACCGCGCTCGATGATGCGACGCAGGATGAAGGTCGAGTCTCCAGGCGCGCCTCCGCCGGCATTGTCCGAAACATCGGCAAGCACGATCGGACCGCTTGTCGCGGCAACGGCCCGGTCCAGCGCCGCGTCGATCCCGAGATAGTCTCCCCGCATCTGTTCACGCGCCTCGAATATCTCGCGAGCGAAGGACCGGGCGACACGCGCGGCTTTTTCCGGATCGTTGTCGGTCACAACAAGCATCTTGGCACCTACATCCTCGACATCGCCCCAGGGGAAGCCGTGACCGAAGGAGACCGAGAGCACACCGTCCTGCCCTTCCATCGCCTTCATGCGATCGACGATGCCGCGCAATGGTGCACGATGCGGGTGGAAGGTGTTGATCATGCGGCAGTCATGCATGCCCATGGCCGGCTTCACTTCGCCCGCAAGTGTGCGCTCCATCAGCCGGAACAGTTGCTCCGCAACCTCCTCGATGTCGGTGTGCGGATATTCCTTGTAGGTGGAGATCATGGTCGCATTGGCCAGCATGCGTTCGGTGATATGGCAGTGCAGGTCGAGTTCGGCTGCGACCGGCACATCCGGCCCCACCACCTGCCGGACATGCGCGAGCAGATCGCCTTCGACATCGTCGTAGCCGTCGGCCACACAGGCGCCGTGCAGCGCGAGCATCACGGCGTCAACGGGCATCGCGGCCTTGAGATCGTCGAGAATGGTGGCGCGGAAACTCTCATAGACCGCTCGCGTGGTCCTACCGCCGGGCTCGGCCACGGCGCACAAGCTCTCCACCACATCCCAGCCTTTTTCTTGCGCGGCATTGCGCCAGACGAACATTTGCGAAGAGCAGCAGTTGAGCGGCTTGCCGGTGGCATCGCCATAGGCGATCAGGTTCTCGCGGAAGGCCTCGATGCCGGTCTGCATGGGCGAAAAGGTGTTGGTCTCCGTATCCAGCCCCGCGATGAAAAGTTTCATTTTCGCCTCTCGCCTATCAAGAAAGATATTTTCTAATCATAAAACTATGTTTATCGTCGGAAAGTCAAATGCATTATCCGCGC
It contains:
- a CDS encoding M81 family metallopeptidase is translated as MKLFIAGLDTETNTFSPMQTGIEAFRENLIAYGDATGKPLNCCSSQMFVWRNAAQEKGWDVVESLCAVAEPGGRTTRAVYESFRATILDDLKAAMPVDAVMLALHGACVADGYDDVEGDLLAHVRQVVGPDVPVAAELDLHCHITERMLANATMISTYKEYPHTDIEEVAEQLFRLMERTLAGEVKPAMGMHDCRMINTFHPHRAPLRGIVDRMKAMEGQDGVLSVSFGHGFPWGDVEDVGAKMLVVTDNDPEKAARVARSFAREIFEAREQMRGDYLGIDAALDRAVAATSGPIVLADVSDNAGGGAPGDSTFILRRIIERGIEDVASCLYWDPIAVRMCREAGEGATLALRIGGKVGPASGDPLDLTVTVRRVASGITQRFGPTPLAIGDAVWVSSGSIDIVINTVRTQTFHPECMTALGLDPAQKKIVVVKSSNHFRAGFEPIARDIHYVSAPGALQPTFEDLAFTKLKRPYWPRVANPFAE